The Fodinibius saliphilus genomic interval ATGGGAGATCTGGGACTGCTCGGTTCCTATCTTGATCCTAAGTATGGTGGTACCGGCGCCAGCCAAACGGCTTATGGACTTATTGCCCGAGAAGTGGAACGGGTAGACTCCGGTTACCGATCATTTATGTCGGTACAATCATCGTTGGTTATGTTACCCATTAATGAGTTTGGTACCGAAGAACAAAAGGAACGCTTCTTGCCTAAACTAGCGACAGGTGAATTAATCGGCTGCTTTGGATTAACAGAACCGGACCACGGGTCTGATCCCGGCTCTATGAGTACTACCGCGGTAAAAACTGATGGTGGCTGGATCCTCAATGGGGCTAAAATGTGGATCACCAACTCCCCTATTGCCGATGTAGGTATTGTCTGGGCCAAGGCCAAAGAAGACAAAAATGATGAAGGCGTCATACGTGGTTTTATTGTAGAGAAAGGTATGGACGGCTACAGTGCCCCGTCGACGAAGCATAAGATGTCGTTACGAGCTTCCGAAACCGGGGAGATGGTTTTTGAAGATGTTTTTGTACCCAACGAAAATACATTTCCTGATATCCAAGGACTTAAAGGACCTTTCACCTGCCTCAATAGTGCGCGTTATGGCATTGCATGGGGTACTGTGGGAGCCGCTGAATTTTGCTATCAAAAAGCTCGCCAATATGTGGGAGAACGCAAGCAATTCGGACAACCAATTGCAGCTAACCAGCTACCACAAACAAAATTGGCTAATATGCTGACTGATATTACCCAGATGCAACTGCTGGCATGGCGATTGGGTAAGCTCAAAGATGAAGGACGCTCTCACCATTCGATGGTCTCTCTGGCTAAACGTAATAACTGCGGTACGGCCCTCAAAATTGCCCGTATTGCTCGTGATATGCACGGTGCCAACGGCATTACCGGGGAGTATCGAGTTATCCACCATGTTATGAACCTTGAGTCGGTGAATACGTATGAAGGCACATACGATATTCATGGTCTCATCTTAGGGAGAGAAATTACTGACATCCAGGCTTTTGTACCTCTCGGTAATAACATTCCCGAATAATCAGATAAGCATTTATTGAAAATAACATTCCCCCCGGTTGGTTCTATAACCTTCCGGGGTTTTCTTTTTATATCTTGTTTACAAGATCCTGATCTTCCAGACGACGGGTAGGATGAGAAGAGGTTTGGGTTTAAACAAATTGGGGTCTGGAGCGAATTGCAAATAAATTAAATATCAACTTGCTATGCTTTATATCGTTCTATATACCACCGAACCGTCTCTTTCAGCCGCTCTTCAAAGGAGTGCTGCTTCTGCCAGCCCAATTCCTCTTTAATTTTTGAGGCATCAATGGCATAGCGGAAATCATGCCCGGGGCGATCTTTCACGAAAGTAATTAAACTTTTGAAATCAGATTCGGGAGCATCTCCGACCTCTTCATTAAGAATATCACATATTTCCTTTACCAAATCGATATTTTTCCACTCATTGTCACCACCTACGATATATGTTTCACCTGAACGACCATCCCGAAAAACAAGATCCAAGGCTGCACAATGATCCCTTACATACAGCCAATCCCGAACATTTTCTCCTTTGCCGTAAACCGGAATATCATCATGGTTCAACGCCGTACGAATAACCGTTGGAATTAACTTTTCATCATGCTGGTGCGGACCAAAGTTATTAGAACAATTGGTCGTTACCACATTCATGCCATAAGTATGAAAATAAGAACGGATAATAAAATCGCTACCCGCTTTCGAAGCCGAATAAGGAGAGTTGGGAGCGTAGGCCGTCTCTTCCGAAAAGGCACCTTCATCACCAAGTTCACCATACACTTCATCGGTAGATACATGTAAAAATCTATTTTGCTCCCATGCCCCTTCATCTTCTTGCCACAGTTGGCGGCACTCCTCTAGCAAATTAAAGGTTCCCAACACATTTGATTTGATAAAGGGTTCAGGTCCTTTAATAGAATTATCAACATGTGACTCGGCCGCAAGGTGAAAAACAGCTTCAGGCTTAAAACCTCTGACTACTTCTCGAACAGCTTCACGATCAACAATATCGATCTGCTTGAAGGTATACCGATTGGAGTCTTGAATATCTGTCAGATATTCTAAATCTGAGGCATAACTCAATTTATCGATATTTAAAAAATGACAATTCGGATATTTTTCATGTAAATACAACAACAGGTTAGAACCTATAAAACCAGCTCCGCCCGTAACAAGAATACGTTTATCCATTTAAAAAAGATCTTTTTTTGCAATTTCTTTAAACAATGGCTGGCGCTGATCCTTTTCAGAAACAATAGGATCGTCAACCTGCCAATCAATATTGAGTTCAGGATCATTCCAAAAAAGCCCGCGTTCCCCTTCAGGAAAATAATAGTCACTACACTTATAATAAACGAGCGCATCTTCAGATAATACAGAAAACCCATGTGCAAAACCTTTGGGAATGAACAGTTGTTTTTTGGTCTTACTAGAGAGTTCAACTGTCGTATATTCTCCAAAGGTATCCGAATCGCGCCGTAAGTCTACTGCTACATCCAGAATTGTACCTTGCATCACCATAATGAGCTTATCCTGTTGTTGCTCAAT includes:
- a CDS encoding acyl-CoA dehydrogenase: MASNSFNIDDPFLFESELGEDDRMIMETARDYAQSKLEPRALKGNQEEYFDPEIAKEMGDLGLLGSYLDPKYGGTGASQTAYGLIAREVERVDSGYRSFMSVQSSLVMLPINEFGTEEQKERFLPKLATGELIGCFGLTEPDHGSDPGSMSTTAVKTDGGWILNGAKMWITNSPIADVGIVWAKAKEDKNDEGVIRGFIVEKGMDGYSAPSTKHKMSLRASETGEMVFEDVFVPNENTFPDIQGLKGPFTCLNSARYGIAWGTVGAAEFCYQKARQYVGERKQFGQPIAANQLPQTKLANMLTDITQMQLLAWRLGKLKDEGRSHHSMVSLAKRNNCGTALKIARIARDMHGANGITGEYRVIHHVMNLESVNTYEGTYDIHGLILGREITDIQAFVPLGNNIPE
- the rfbB gene encoding dTDP-glucose 4,6-dehydratase; translation: MDKRILVTGGAGFIGSNLLLYLHEKYPNCHFLNIDKLSYASDLEYLTDIQDSNRYTFKQIDIVDREAVREVVRGFKPEAVFHLAAESHVDNSIKGPEPFIKSNVLGTFNLLEECRQLWQEDEGAWEQNRFLHVSTDEVYGELGDEGAFSEETAYAPNSPYSASKAGSDFIIRSYFHTYGMNVVTTNCSNNFGPHQHDEKLIPTVIRTALNHDDIPVYGKGENVRDWLYVRDHCAALDLVFRDGRSGETYIVGGDNEWKNIDLVKEICDILNEEVGDAPESDFKSLITFVKDRPGHDFRYAIDASKIKEELGWQKQHSFEERLKETVRWYIERYKA
- the rfbC gene encoding dTDP-4-dehydrorhamnose 3,5-epimerase; this translates as MEIKANNIPDVLLLQPEVYRDERGFFLETYREEHLKAQGLDINFVQDNLSQSERGTVRGLHYQIEQQQDKLIMVMQGTILDVAVDLRRDSDTFGEYTTVELSSKTKKQLFIPKGFAHGFSVLSEDALVYYKCSDYYFPEGERGLFWNDPELNIDWQVDDPIVSEKDQRQPLFKEIAKKDLF